In Polaribacter sp. L3A8, a genomic segment contains:
- a CDS encoding glycoside hydrolase — MELKNIRINFLLSIAFCLFFNNIHAQTNIVINPETKHQTIEGWGVSLAWWANLVGGMSQETIDEVANYAVNDLNLNVFRFNIAGGENPTCTEGAHIRKDGGLLPGYRTQQKNNEGWGVNNYTNDARQIAVMNKIAELRALKGDIITEMISYSPPWWMTHSQCSAGNVVATQENLKPEFIDDFADYLVSVSKGLDTMYPSWNISYLEAFNEPISGYWKKGGKQEGSAIYPATQAQILWRMWQRRRDLDFNSLKFTAADNSKITSSLSNLTTLRNNNLNEYNGISKISTHSYGGSWQDKANLALFAKNNGNKPIWQTETGPLSWDRNGRGWFARHYDMAYRLVEDVRNLKATVWCDWQLMSRDDGWGLLHQTNWDESKPFQEPILNKTRGFYCRKNVTNFIKVGYKIIATDEGNTIAALSPDENEVVLVLVNSSEDTREYSIDLSKFSNVNGYKAYRTSEKGEDTTENTIENINLKGQLTKKSIRYNAPAYSVSTFVIDVSKSLSTSVFKKEGFKFYPIPFATESTFKFPRNLINGRLVIYNVLGMEVKKIENINSKELKVTREDLENGTYLYKLEEDSTTLSSGTIVIN, encoded by the coding sequence ATGGAGTTAAAAAACATAAGAATCAACTTTTTATTAAGTATTGCATTTTGTTTATTTTTTAACAACATACATGCGCAAACTAATATTGTTATAAACCCAGAAACCAAACATCAAACGATAGAAGGTTGGGGAGTTTCTTTAGCTTGGTGGGCAAATCTTGTTGGAGGTATGTCTCAAGAAACTATAGATGAAGTTGCAAATTATGCTGTAAACGATTTAAATTTAAATGTATTTAGATTTAACATTGCAGGAGGAGAAAACCCTACTTGTACAGAAGGAGCTCATATTAGAAAAGATGGTGGTTTATTGCCAGGTTATAGAACTCAGCAAAAAAATAATGAAGGTTGGGGTGTAAATAATTATACAAATGATGCTCGACAAATTGCAGTTATGAATAAAATTGCTGAATTAAGAGCGTTAAAAGGAGATATTATTACAGAAATGATTTCTTATTCTCCACCTTGGTGGATGACACATAGCCAATGTTCAGCTGGTAATGTTGTTGCTACACAAGAAAATTTAAAACCAGAATTTATAGACGATTTTGCAGATTATTTAGTTTCTGTTTCTAAAGGTTTAGATACTATGTATCCTTCTTGGAATATTAGTTATTTAGAAGCTTTTAACGAACCAATTTCTGGTTATTGGAAAAAAGGAGGAAAACAAGAAGGTTCAGCTATTTATCCTGCAACTCAGGCACAAATTTTATGGAGAATGTGGCAAAGAAGAAGAGATTTAGATTTTAACTCTTTGAAATTTACTGCTGCTGATAATTCTAAAATAACAAGCTCACTATCTAATTTAACTACTCTAAGAAATAATAATTTGAATGAATATAATGGTATTTCTAAAATAAGCACTCACAGTTATGGAGGTAGTTGGCAAGATAAAGCCAATTTAGCTTTGTTTGCAAAAAATAATGGCAACAAACCAATTTGGCAAACAGAAACAGGTCCTTTAAGTTGGGATAGAAATGGCAGAGGTTGGTTTGCAAGGCACTATGATATGGCGTATAGATTGGTAGAAGATGTAAGAAATTTAAAAGCTACAGTTTGGTGCGATTGGCAGTTAATGTCTAGAGACGATGGTTGGGGTTTGCTTCACCAAACAAATTGGGATGAAAGTAAGCCGTTTCAAGAGCCTATTTTAAATAAAACAAGAGGTTTTTATTGTCGTAAAAACGTAACTAATTTTATAAAAGTTGGTTATAAAATAATAGCAACTGATGAAGGAAATACCATTGCTGCTTTAAGTCCTGATGAAAATGAAGTGGTTTTAGTACTCGTTAATAGCTCAGAAGATACTAGAGAATATTCTATAGATTTAAGTAAATTCTCTAATGTAAATGGTTATAAAGCCTATAGAACTTCCGAAAAAGGAGAAGATACTACAGAAAACACTATTGAAAATATAAATTTAAAAGGACAATTAACAAAAAAATCTATAAGATATAATGCACCTGCTTATTCTGTAAGTACGTTTGTTATTGATGTTTCTAAATCACTTTCCACATCAGTATTTAAAAAAGAAGGCTTTAAATTTTATCCAATTCCTTTTGCTACGGAAAGTACTTTTAAGTTTCCACGCAATTTAATTAATGGTCGTTTAGTAATTTATAATGTTTTAGGTATGGAAGTTAAAAAAATTGAAAACATTAATAGTAAAGAACTAAAAGTAACCAGAGAGGATTTAGAAAACGGAACTTATTTATATAAATTAGAGGAAGATTCTACAACTTTATCTTCAGGAACCATTGTTATCAATTAA
- a CDS encoding sulfatase-like hydrolase/transferase encodes MKKTRNLCMLLVSLLVSQFIISQNKTKKPNIVIIYVDDLGYGDIGVNGAIGVKTPFVDELAKNGLNFTDAHSAAATCTPSRYSLLTGSYAFRNNAAILEGDAPLIIDTTKETLPKMLQKAGYTTGIVGKWHLGLGAGKIDWNQKIPLGPEEVGFDYSFLIPATGDRVPTVFLENQEVVNLDKNDPITVSYGTRIDGYPWGSKHPELLKQHTDPYHQGAVINGISRIGYMKGGKDALWVDEKIPFVLSEKATGFIEKEKENPFFLYFSLHDIHQPRIANIKFVESSTMGPRGDVIAQMDWCVGEITKALKKQNLLDNTLIIFTSDNGPILDDGYLDYAIELLGDHKPGGKYKGAKYSVFEAGTRMPTILHWPAKVKPGKSDALLSQVDLYATLACLLDVKVAKNAAPDSENHLDAWLGKSKKGREFLLEEAYTYGLRFGKWKYIQPKDKPIPDWIAKKFVDPGFSAEIQLFDLEKDPSEENNIAKNNPKIVKKMENKLKEILK; translated from the coding sequence ATGAAAAAAACAAGAAATCTATGTATGTTGTTGGTTTCACTTTTAGTGAGTCAATTTATTATTTCTCAAAATAAAACAAAAAAACCAAACATAGTAATTATTTATGTTGATGATTTAGGTTACGGAGATATTGGTGTAAATGGTGCTATAGGTGTAAAAACACCTTTTGTAGACGAGTTAGCAAAAAATGGTTTAAATTTTACGGATGCACATAGTGCTGCTGCAACTTGTACGCCCTCTCGTTATTCTTTATTAACAGGTAGTTATGCGTTTAGAAATAATGCCGCTATTTTAGAAGGAGATGCTCCTTTAATTATTGATACAACTAAAGAAACGCTACCAAAAATGCTGCAAAAAGCGGGTTATACTACAGGTATTGTTGGTAAATGGCATTTAGGATTAGGTGCAGGTAAGATAGATTGGAATCAAAAAATTCCTTTAGGACCAGAAGAAGTAGGTTTTGATTATAGTTTTTTAATTCCTGCAACTGGAGACAGAGTTCCTACTGTATTTTTAGAAAATCAAGAAGTAGTTAATTTAGATAAAAATGATCCTATTACTGTAAGTTATGGCACAAGAATAGATGGATATCCTTGGGGATCTAAACATCCTGAATTGTTAAAACAACATACAGATCCTTATCATCAAGGAGCAGTAATAAACGGAATTAGTAGAATTGGTTATATGAAAGGTGGTAAAGATGCTCTTTGGGTAGATGAGAAAATTCCTTTTGTTTTATCAGAAAAAGCCACTGGTTTTATTGAAAAGGAAAAAGAAAATCCGTTTTTTTTATACTTTTCTTTACATGACATTCATCAACCAAGAATTGCCAATATAAAATTTGTAGAAAGTAGTACAATGGGCCCAAGAGGCGATGTTATTGCACAAATGGATTGGTGTGTTGGTGAAATTACAAAAGCTTTAAAAAAGCAAAATTTATTAGACAATACACTTATTATTTTTACAAGTGATAATGGGCCTATTTTAGATGATGGTTATTTAGATTATGCAATTGAATTACTTGGAGATCATAAACCAGGAGGAAAATATAAAGGAGCAAAATATTCAGTATTTGAGGCAGGAACAAGAATGCCAACTATTTTACATTGGCCAGCAAAAGTAAAACCGGGTAAAAGCGATGCTTTATTATCTCAAGTAGATTTATATGCTACTTTAGCCTGTTTGTTAGATGTTAAAGTTGCTAAAAATGCAGCACCAGATAGCGAAAATCATTTAGACGCTTGGTTAGGGAAATCTAAAAAAGGAAGAGAGTTTTTATTAGAAGAAGCCTATACTTATGGACTTCGTTTTGGTAAATGGAAATACATACAACCAAAAGATAAACCAATTCCTGATTGGATTGCTAAAAAGTTTGTTGATCCTGGTTTTAGTGCAGAAATACAATTATTCGATTTAGAAAAAGATCCATCAGAAGAAAATAATATTGCAAAAAACAATCCAAAAATTGTTAAAAAGATGGAGAATAAGCTTAAAGAAATTTTAAAATAG
- a CDS encoding DUF5107 domain-containing protein, which translates to MKTVKVWREKVVIPTYEVGTPEKYPVFLEKRVYQASSGAVYPNPVIEKISDTKVDKEWNAIYIENDYIKVMILPELGGRIQMAYDKVRERHFVYYNHVIKPALVGLTGPWISGGIEFNWPQHHRPSTYDPTDSTIEENEDGSKTIWVSELERMFRTKGMAGFTLHPDKAYIEIKAQLYNRTPHPQTFLWWANPAVAVNDHYQSVFPPDVNAVFDHGKRDVSEFPIAKGEYYKVDYSPGTDISNYKNIPVPTSYMAITSEYDFVGGYENDSKGGLLHIADHNVSPGKKQWTWGNGDFGKAWDRNLTDEDGPYIELMCGVYTDNQPDFTWMHPYEEKSFTQYFMPYYNVGVVKNATKEAMVNLEIVDGKARVKVHVTSTYNDGIISLKGKNGVLLEEVVQLSPRNGFEKLIEVNGSKFEDLEVSVSDKLGNILVSWTPDKDLSTEIPDPATAAKEPSEIDSVEALFLQGLHLEQYRHATFNPMDYYEEALRRAPGDVRNNNAIGLLYLRKGQLEKAVSYFDTAIASLTKHNPNPYDGEPYFNRGIALNFLGKKKEAYASFFKSCWNAQWQDAGYFNLAQIDTFRGDLTKGLDLIDRALIKNWHNHKARHLKVIILRKLGKLDQANQLINDSLAIDKFNFGVLYERYLISNKAEDLQAFKDIIRGYAHNYNEFSLDYAMAGQFNDAISLLKVFTNDNDTVYPMVYYFMGWYFDQKGDVTNAFECYKKASTMSADYCFPNKIEEVLALQAAAKANPKDAKAHYYLGNFWYANRQYKEAQNAWEKSLDLDDTFAITHRNLSLLYFNKTEQKELARTHLEKAFSLDNTDARLLMELDQFYKKVNVSAVERLELLEKYIDLTNSRDDLYLERVALYNTKGDFEKSAELMANRQFHPWEGGEGKVPFQYLTSQVELAKKHINLYNFEKAILCLEQAKIYPHNLGEGKLDGTQENDIDYWLGCAYEGLGEQQKAATHFKLASEGLSDPSPAIFYNDQQPDKIFYQGLALLKLNRIKEANVRFENLINYGIAHMNDDVKLDYFAISLPDLLIWEEDLNDINKIHCNYLIGLGQLGLKNQQKASESFDKVIEMDLYHLPAHLHAQLVLVS; encoded by the coding sequence ATGAAAACTGTTAAAGTTTGGAGAGAAAAAGTGGTTATACCCACTTACGAGGTTGGAACACCTGAGAAATATCCAGTTTTTTTAGAAAAAAGAGTATATCAAGCAAGTAGTGGAGCAGTTTATCCAAACCCTGTAATTGAAAAAATTAGCGACACGAAAGTAGATAAAGAGTGGAACGCTATTTATATTGAAAACGATTATATAAAAGTAATGATTTTACCAGAATTAGGAGGTAGAATTCAAATGGCGTATGACAAAGTTAGAGAACGTCATTTTGTATATTACAATCACGTTATAAAACCAGCTTTGGTAGGTTTAACAGGTCCTTGGATTTCTGGAGGAATAGAATTTAATTGGCCACAACATCATAGACCAAGTACTTATGACCCTACAGATTCTACTATTGAAGAAAATGAAGATGGTAGTAAAACTATTTGGGTAAGTGAGTTAGAAAGAATGTTTCGTACAAAAGGAATGGCTGGTTTTACATTGCATCCAGACAAAGCATATATAGAAATTAAAGCACAATTATACAACAGAACTCCACATCCACAAACGTTTTTATGGTGGGCAAATCCAGCAGTGGCTGTAAATGATCATTATCAATCTGTTTTTCCACCAGATGTAAATGCGGTTTTTGATCATGGAAAAAGAGATGTATCTGAATTTCCGATTGCAAAAGGAGAATATTATAAAGTAGATTATTCACCAGGAACAGATATATCAAATTATAAAAATATTCCTGTACCAACAAGTTATATGGCAATTACGTCTGAATATGATTTTGTTGGTGGTTATGAGAATGATTCTAAAGGAGGTTTGTTGCATATAGCAGACCATAATGTATCACCAGGAAAAAAACAATGGACTTGGGGAAATGGAGATTTTGGAAAAGCTTGGGATAGAAATTTAACGGATGAAGATGGGCCTTACATTGAATTAATGTGTGGTGTTTATACAGATAATCAGCCAGATTTTACATGGATGCATCCCTATGAGGAAAAAAGTTTTACCCAATATTTTATGCCATATTATAATGTTGGTGTGGTTAAAAATGCGACGAAAGAAGCAATGGTTAATTTAGAAATTGTTGATGGAAAAGCACGCGTAAAAGTACACGTAACCTCTACTTATAATGATGGAATTATTTCTTTAAAAGGTAAAAATGGAGTTTTATTAGAAGAGGTTGTTCAGCTTTCTCCAAGAAATGGTTTTGAGAAGCTGATAGAAGTAAATGGTTCTAAATTTGAAGATTTAGAAGTATCAGTTTCTGATAAATTAGGTAATATTTTAGTTTCTTGGACTCCAGATAAGGATTTATCAACAGAAATTCCAGATCCTGCAACTGCAGCAAAAGAACCTAGTGAAATAGATTCTGTAGAAGCATTATTTTTACAAGGTTTGCATTTAGAGCAATACAGGCACGCAACTTTTAATCCTATGGATTATTATGAAGAAGCGTTAAGAAGAGCTCCTGGAGATGTTAGAAATAATAATGCAATAGGATTGTTATATTTAAGAAAAGGACAATTAGAAAAAGCAGTTTCTTATTTTGATACGGCTATTGCTTCTTTAACAAAACACAATCCAAATCCTTATGATGGTGAGCCTTATTTTAACAGAGGAATTGCCTTAAATTTCTTAGGGAAGAAGAAAGAGGCGTATGCAAGTTTCTTTAAATCTTGTTGGAACGCTCAATGGCAAGATGCAGGATATTTTAATTTAGCACAAATTGATACTTTTAGAGGAGATTTAACAAAAGGTTTAGATTTAATTGATAGAGCATTAATTAAAAACTGGCATAACCACAAAGCAAGACATTTAAAAGTAATTATTTTAAGAAAACTAGGGAAATTAGACCAAGCAAATCAACTAATTAATGATTCTTTAGCAATCGATAAATTTAATTTTGGTGTTTTGTATGAGCGTTATTTAATTTCAAATAAAGCAGAAGATCTACAAGCGTTTAAAGATATTATTAGAGGGTATGCACATAACTATAATGAGTTTTCTTTAGATTACGCCATGGCTGGTCAGTTTAACGATGCAATTTCTTTATTAAAGGTGTTTACCAATGATAATGATACAGTGTACCCAATGGTTTATTATTTTATGGGTTGGTATTTTGATCAAAAAGGAGATGTAACTAACGCTTTTGAATGTTATAAAAAAGCTTCTACAATGTCTGCAGATTATTGTTTTCCAAACAAAATTGAAGAAGTTTTAGCATTGCAAGCAGCAGCTAAAGCAAACCCAAAAGATGCTAAAGCACATTATTATTTGGGGAATTTTTGGTATGCAAACAGGCAGTATAAAGAGGCACAAAACGCTTGGGAGAAATCTTTAGATTTAGATGATACTTTTGCAATTACACACAGAAATTTGTCTCTTTTATATTTTAATAAAACGGAACAAAAAGAGTTGGCAAGAACACATTTAGAAAAAGCATTTTCTCTAGATAATACAGATGCTCGTTTATTAATGGAGCTAGATCAATTTTATAAAAAAGTAAACGTTTCTGCTGTTGAACGATTAGAATTGTTAGAAAAATATATCGATTTAACAAACTCTAGAGACGATTTATACTTAGAACGAGTTGCGTTGTATAACACAAAAGGTGATTTTGAAAAATCTGCAGAATTAATGGCAAATCGTCAGTTTCATCCTTGGGAAGGTGGTGAAGGAAAAGTACCTTTTCAATATTTAACTAGTCAGGTAGAATTAGCAAAAAAGCACATTAATTTATACAATTTTGAAAAAGCAATTTTATGTTTAGAGCAAGCTAAAATTTATCCTCATAATTTAGGTGAAGGAAAATTAGACGGAACGCAAGAAAATGATATTGATTATTGGTTAGGTTGTGCATATGAAGGTTTAGGTGAACAGCAAAAAGCGGCTACACATTTTAAGTTAGCTTCGGAAGGTTTAAGTGATCCAAGTCCTGCAATATTTTACAACGATCAACAACCAGATAAAATCTTTTATCAAGGTTTGGCATTGCTAAAATTAAATAGAATTAAAGAGGCAAATGTTCGTTTCGAAAACCTAATTAATTACGGAATTGCGCATATGAATGATGACGTAAAGTTAGATTATTTTGCAATTTCATTACCAGATTTATTAATATGGGAAGAAGATTTAAATGATATTAATAAAATTCATTGTAACTATTTAATTGGTTTAGGCCAATTAGGTTTAAAAAATCAACAAAAAGCGAGTGAAAGTTTTGATAAAGTAATCGAAATGGATTTATATCATTTACCAGCACATTTACATGCACAATTAGTTTTAGTAAGCTAA
- a CDS encoding sugar-binding domain-containing protein, giving the protein MKIFNQIKILAICFSVLILGSCKNNTDTSIDLSGKWSFQVDSLDQGITEQWYQSQFKETITLPGSMNTNGKGDELSVKTKWTGNIWDNDSVWYKDAKMAKYRQKGNIKLPFWLTPNKKYTGAAWYQKKVTIPSDWKAKKIDLHLERVHWESTVWVDAIKIGMQNSLATAHDYSLGAALTAGEHTITIRVDNRVKDIDVGKDAHSISDNTQSNWNGIIGDIKLIAKPKIAIGNVKLYPNVTDKKVKVVIQIENITKENQTAKLTLTAIEKSVEDFSLNTLKEEITISGNNEVVLHYDMGDSPKLWDEFNPNVYQMQITLDSKSGTDRKNIDFGMREFKANGKVFTINGRQTFLRGTLESAIFPLTGYPPTDVASWKSIYKVIKNHGLNHVRFHSWSPPEAAFIAADEEGIYLQAEASGWNKLGDGNPEDKWFYKEGEDIINAYGNHPSFVMMTYGNEPHGENHKEYLRDYVNHFKKLDSRRLYTSGAGYPYLDNLDYYNHRGPRIQGWDENLKSIINAKPPQTVFDWSTFIDKTPMPYVSHEMGQWCVYPNFEEMSKYTGVLKPKNFEIFQESLAENGMADLAKQFLMASGKLQTLCYKADIEAALRTKDMAGFQLLDLHDFPGQGTALVGVLDAFWGEKGYVSPEEFKAFSGQTVALARFPKRTFKNTDTLKVAIEVAHFGEKTLKNVTPKWSLTNIDNTVFAEGNLVEKDIEIGNGIQLGEISLSLLKIEKARKLTLSIDVNEFKNTWDLWVYPNKIPAITNENNVKVVNKLDASTVNYLQKGGNVLFNITKGDIVADKGGDIGIGFSSIFWNTSWTNGQKPHTLGILCDPKNPALADFPTEYHSNWQWWDAMTNSNAIILDDLPKMTPIVRVVDDWFKNRRLGLVFEAKVGKGKIIMSGIDLHTNLESRLEAKQLLYSLKKYMTTVKFNPEVSLEINQIKKLLK; this is encoded by the coding sequence ATGAAAATATTTAATCAAATTAAGATACTTGCAATATGTTTTTCTGTGCTTATTTTAGGAAGCTGCAAAAACAATACAGATACTAGCATCGATTTATCAGGTAAATGGAGTTTTCAGGTTGATTCTTTAGATCAAGGTATTACAGAGCAATGGTATCAAAGTCAATTTAAAGAAACCATAACATTACCTGGTTCTATGAACACAAATGGAAAAGGTGATGAGTTAAGTGTTAAAACAAAATGGACTGGTAATATTTGGGACAATGATAGTGTTTGGTACAAAGATGCAAAAATGGCTAAATACAGACAAAAAGGAAATATTAAGCTTCCTTTTTGGTTAACCCCTAACAAAAAATATACAGGAGCAGCTTGGTATCAGAAAAAGGTAACGATTCCATCAGACTGGAAGGCTAAAAAAATAGATTTACATTTAGAGAGAGTGCATTGGGAATCTACAGTTTGGGTAGATGCTATAAAAATAGGGATGCAGAATAGTTTAGCCACAGCACATGATTATAGTTTAGGAGCTGCATTAACTGCCGGAGAACATACCATAACGATAAGGGTAGATAATAGGGTAAAAGATATTGATGTTGGAAAAGATGCACATAGTATTTCTGATAACACTCAAAGTAATTGGAACGGAATTATTGGAGATATAAAACTAATAGCAAAACCTAAAATAGCAATAGGTAATGTAAAATTATACCCTAATGTTACTGATAAAAAGGTAAAAGTTGTTATTCAGATTGAAAACATCACCAAAGAAAACCAAACAGCAAAATTAACTTTAACTGCTATCGAAAAATCTGTAGAAGATTTTTCTTTAAATACTTTAAAAGAAGAAATTACAATTAGTGGAAATAATGAGGTTGTTTTACATTATGATATGGGTGATAGCCCAAAGCTTTGGGATGAATTCAATCCCAATGTGTATCAAATGCAAATTACTTTAGATTCAAAATCGGGTACAGATAGAAAAAACATCGATTTTGGAATGAGAGAATTTAAGGCAAATGGAAAAGTCTTTACCATTAATGGAAGGCAAACTTTTTTAAGAGGAACCTTAGAAAGTGCTATTTTTCCATTAACAGGTTATCCACCAACCGATGTTGCTTCTTGGAAGAGTATTTACAAAGTAATTAAAAATCATGGTTTAAATCATGTACGATTTCATTCTTGGAGTCCACCAGAAGCTGCTTTTATTGCTGCAGATGAAGAAGGAATTTATTTACAAGCAGAGGCTTCTGGATGGAATAAATTAGGAGATGGAAACCCTGAAGACAAATGGTTTTATAAAGAAGGAGAGGATATTATAAATGCATACGGAAATCATCCTTCATTTGTTATGATGACTTATGGTAATGAGCCTCATGGAGAAAATCATAAAGAATATTTAAGAGACTATGTAAATCATTTTAAAAAATTAGATAGTAGAAGATTGTATACTAGTGGTGCTGGTTACCCTTATTTAGATAATTTGGATTATTACAATCACAGAGGTCCAAGAATACAAGGTTGGGATGAAAATTTGAAAAGTATAATTAATGCCAAGCCTCCACAAACTGTATTTGACTGGAGTACATTTATAGATAAAACACCAATGCCTTATGTGAGTCATGAAATGGGTCAGTGGTGTGTGTATCCTAATTTTGAAGAAATGTCTAAATATACAGGTGTTTTAAAACCTAAAAACTTTGAAATATTTCAAGAGTCTTTGGCAGAAAATGGAATGGCAGATTTAGCTAAACAATTTTTAATGGCTTCTGGTAAATTACAAACCTTATGTTACAAAGCCGATATAGAAGCAGCTTTAAGAACTAAAGATATGGCTGGATTTCAACTGTTAGATTTACACGATTTTCCAGGTCAAGGAACTGCACTTGTTGGGGTTTTAGATGCATTTTGGGGAGAAAAAGGATATGTATCTCCAGAAGAGTTTAAAGCATTTAGTGGTCAAACAGTTGCTTTAGCGCGTTTTCCAAAAAGAACATTTAAAAATACAGATACTTTAAAAGTAGCTATTGAAGTTGCACATTTTGGTGAAAAAACATTGAAAAATGTAACACCTAAATGGTCTTTAACAAACATTGATAATACTGTTTTTGCAGAAGGAAATTTAGTTGAAAAAGATATTGAAATCGGAAACGGAATTCAATTAGGAGAAATCAGTTTATCACTTTTAAAAATTGAAAAAGCAAGAAAACTGACACTTTCTATTGATGTGAACGAGTTTAAGAATACTTGGGATTTATGGGTGTATCCGAATAAAATACCAGCAATTACAAATGAAAATAATGTAAAAGTTGTAAATAAATTAGATGCATCAACTGTTAATTATCTTCAAAAAGGAGGTAATGTTTTATTTAACATAACAAAAGGAGATATAGTAGCAGATAAAGGTGGTGATATTGGCATTGGTTTTTCAAGTATTTTTTGGAATACCTCGTGGACAAATGGTCAAAAACCACATACTTTGGGTATTCTGTGTGATCCTAAAAATCCGGCTTTAGCAGATTTTCCAACAGAATATCATTCTAATTGGCAATGGTGGGATGCTATGACAAATTCTAATGCAATTATTTTAGATGATTTACCAAAAATGACTCCAATTGTAAGAGTGGTTGATGATTGGTTTAAAAACCGAAGACTAGGGTTGGTCTTTGAAGCAAAAGTTGGTAAAGGAAAAATTATTATGTCAGGAATCGATTTACACACAAATTTAGAATCAAGATTAGAGGCAAAACAACTCTTGTACAGTTTAAAAAAATACATGACTACTGTTAAATTTAATCCTGAAGTAAGTTTAGAAATTAACCAAATAAAAAAATTATTGAAATAG